The Streptomyces sp. NBC_00659 genomic interval GCCGTCCGTGCCTTCGCGAGGTCCTCCAACTCGGCGTCGTCGAGACCGGTGAGGTCGGCGCCGTCCCCGGCGCCGAGGCGCCGGGCCAGTTCGCCGGCTATCTCGGCCCGCTTGATGGAGTCGATGCTGAGGTCGGCCTCCAGGTCGAGATCGGGCTCGATCATGTCGAGGGGATAGCCGGTCCGCTCGCTGATGATCTCCAGGACCACCTGCTGGACGTCGACGTCCTGATCCGATGCCGACCCGGTGCCGGGTGCCTGGTCGGCCGACGGCGCTGTGGCCCGGAGCGGTGGTGACATCGGCGGCTCCGCCTGGGGCGCGGCGGCCGTCGTGTCCCGCGGTGCCGACGGGGCGATGGGCGCGGCCGCCCGTTCCCCGGCCACCGCGCCGAGGTAGGTCATCAGCACGTCACGCTGGGCGGCGACCATCTCGCGGCTGGTGCGCAGGAATTCGGTGATCAGGGCGTCCTGGGCGTCCTGGCGGTCCTGGTAGTACATGCCGTTGCTGCCGTTGCTGCCGTTGCTGCCGTTGCTGCCGTGGCGGCCGTCCCGGTCGGACGGGGCCGCGTGCGGGGGGTTCGTCGGCACAGTCGTCTCCACGACTCGTCGGGCCGGTGCGAGCGCACCGGGAAGGAGGTCTCCGGCGGCGGTGCGTACCAACTGTCCGTCGACCGTCCAGCCGGGCCGCTTCGGCACCGGCGTACGCACCGCGTCGACGGCGTCGCGGCCCCGCAGCAGCCAGCCGGTGCGCACCGGCAGCCCGGCGACGGCCAGCCGGGCCAGGGCGTCCAGCCAGCCGCGCAGGCCGCTGTCCGGGCGCGGCTCACAGGCGACCGTCCGGTGCGGCCGGTCGCCGAGGATCTGTCCGACCAGCCCGGTCAGCACGGATCCGGCGCCGGCCTCGACGAAGATCCGCGCGCCCGCCTCGTACATCGCCTCGATCTGCTCGACGAACCCGACCGGGGCGCCGATCTGCGCGGCGAGTCCGGCCCGTACCGCGTCCGGGTCGGCGGCGTACGGCGTCGCGGTGCGGTTGGCCCATACCGGGAACTCCGGCGCGCGCACCGGACGGGCCGCGAGCGCCTCGGCGAACCGGGCGCCCGCACCGGCGACCAGAGGGCTGTGGAAGGCGCAGGCCACGGGGATGCGCCGGGCGTCGTACCCGGCCTCGCGCAGCAGACGCACGGCGTCGGTGACGTCGTCGGACGGGCCGGATATCACCGTCTGACGGGGCGCGTTGCGGTTGGCGACGACCACGGCGGCCGGGGCCTCCACAGCCCGAAGGGCCGAAGCGACCTCCGCGGCGCCGGCCGTGACCGCGGCCATGGTCCCCGGGTCCGCTCCGCGGTCCGCCCCGGCGGCCGCGAGGATGGCCGCCGCCCGTTCGGAACTGAGCGCGAGCAGCGTCTCGGGGCTCAGGGCGCCCGCCGCGCTCAGGGCGACCAGTTCGCCGTAACTGTGCCCGGCGGCCATGTCGGGCCGTACCCCGGCCGTGGTGAGCAGGGCGTGGGCGGCAAGTCCGGTGATGCCGAGCGCGGGCTGTGCGGCCCGGGTGTCGGTGAGCGCCGCCCGCTGCCGGTCGCGTACGCCGTCGTCGAAGGCGGCGGGCGGGTACAGCCGGCCGGCGTGGTCGGCGCCGAGCTCGAGGTAGTGGCGCAGCTCGGGGAAGGCGACGAACACGTCGGCGAGCATTCCGGGGCGCTGGCTGCCCTGACCGGGAAAGAGGAAGGCGACCTTGCCCTCGGCCGGGCCCCGGACGAGATGGACGCCGTGCGCGGGATCGTGCTCCCCGGCCAGCGCCCGCCGCAGCCGCCCGGTCAGCTCGTCCACATGAGCGGCCACGACCGCCACCCGCGCCGGATCCGGACAGACATCGGCCCGGCGGACCGCGCTCAGGGCCAGGTCGCGCAGCCGCCACGGCCGACCGTCGGCCTCGGCGGCCCCGAGCAGTTCCTCGACGGCCCGGAGTGCCGCCGCCGTGTCCCGGCCCCGGAACACGAACAGTTCGGCGGGCCATTCGTCCAGCGCCTGCGCCGGCGCCGCGCCGTCCGCGTACGCGCCGAGCACCACATGGAAGTTGGTGCCGCCGAAGCCGAACGCACTGACACCGGCGAGCCGTTGCGGGGGCGGAGCCGCCCAGGGCCGGGCCCGGGTGTGGAAGACGAACGGGCTGCTCTCCTCGTCCCAGGCGGCGTTGGGGTGCTCCAGATGCAAGGTGGGCGGCCGGACGCCCGTGTACAGCGCCAAGGTCGCCTTGATCAACCCGGCCAGCCCGGCGGCACACTTGGTGTGCCCGATCTGCGACTTGACCGAACCGAGCACACAACTCCCCGGCTTGGCCCCGGCCCTGCCGAACACCTCGCCCAGGACCGTCAGTTCGGTGCGGTCGCCGACCACGGTCCCGGTGCCGTGCGCCTCGACGAGACCGACGTCGGCCGGTGACACCCCCGCGTTGCGGTAGGCCCGCTCCAGCGCCGAGCGCTGTCCCTCGGGGCGGGGCGCGGTCAGGCCCAGTGAACGGCCGTCGCTGGAACTGCCGAGGCCCTTGATCACGCCGTAGATCCGGTCGCCGTCCCGCTCGGCGTCCGCGAGCCGCTTCAGGACGACGCAGGCGACGCCCTCGCCGAGCGCGATGCCGTCCGCCGAGCCGTCGAAGGAGCGGGAGCGCCCGGTGGGGGAGAGCGCGTGCACCGAGGAGAACAGGACGTAGTCGTTGATGCCGTTGTGCAGGTCGGCGCCGCCGCACAGCACCACATCGCTGGTGCCGCCGACGAGTTCCTTGCAGGCGACGTCCACCGCGGCCAACGAGGAGGCGCAGGCGGCGTCGACGGTGAAGTTGGCGCCGCCGAGGTCCAGCCGGTTGGCGATCCGGCCGGAGATCACATTGGCGAGCATGCCGGGGAAGGAGTCCTCGGTCAGCCGGGGTAACTGGCCGTCGAGGCCCTCGGGGACGCGCCCGTGGTACGACGGGAGCACGGCGCGCAGCGTGGCCGCGTTGGACAGGTCGCTGCCCGCCTCCGCGCCGAACACCACCGAGGTACGGGAACGGTCGAACTCCCTTCCCCCGTCGCCGTATCCGGCGTCCTCCAGGGCGCGCCGGGCGGCCTCCAGGGACAGCAGCTGGACCGGCTCGATACTGCCGAGCGACGCCGGCGGGATGCCGTAGCGCAGCGGGTCGAAGGGGATACGGGGCAGGAAGCCGCCCCACTTGGAGGGGACTGAACCGCTGGAGGGGGCGGAACCGCTGGAGGGGGCGGCCCCGTCGTCGTCCTGCCCGTAGTGCACGGCCGGGTCCCAGCGTTCGGGCGGGACCTCACCGACCGCGTCCCGGCCGCCGACGACGTTCGCCCAGAAGGCGGGGAGGTCGGGCGCCTGCGGGAACATACAGGCCATCCCGACGACCGCGATGTCCAACGGAGGGGGTACCACCGGCTCCCGGGTCGCGGACCCGCCCGGCCGCTCGCCCAGCCGGTCGCGCAGCCCCGCCGCCCGCCGCGTGAGGAAGCCGGCGGCCCCGGAGGTCACCGACTCGTGCAGCGCCGCGACGGTGGTGGTGGCCGAGCGCAGCACGGCCACCTCCCCGGCCATGAACATGCCGTCGGTGAGCTGGCGCGCCTCGCCGACCGGCCTGAGCTCCCCGCCGCCGTCCCGTTCCATGCCCTTGCTCGCGAGGCGCAGCCGCCCGATGTTGAGCTGCTCCAGTTCCTCCCAGATCCGCCGGTCGGCCACGCCCGCGGACCGCAGCCGGACTTCGTGCTCCCGGTACCCCTCGGTGAACGAGCTCGGCACACAGCGGGTGGCGTGGCCGGGGGCGGTCTCCAGGAGCGTGGTCCGCTCGGCGGCCCGGACCTGGCGCTGGAAGAGCGGCTGGATCGCGCCGCGCGCGACCGCCTCCTCGGTGAACAGGTACGCGGTGCCCATGAGGACCCCGACGGCGGCCCCGCGCGAGGTCAGCGGGGCCGCGAGCGCGGCGACCATCGCCGCCGAGCGCTCGTCGTGGACACCGCCCGCGAAGAACACCTCCAGCGCCTCCGCCGTGTTCCCGCCGTTCCCGTCGCCCGCAACCTCGCCACCGCCCTTGCCGCCCGTGTTCTTCCTGTTCCTGCCGCTCTTGTCGTCCGCGTCGTCCAGGAAGTCCTCCAGGACCGCGAGTTGCGCCTCCCAGAGCGGGAAACTGCCGCGCGGACCGACGTGCCCGCCGCACTCGGAACCCTCGAACACGAACCGCCGGGCCCCGGCTTCCAGGAACTGCCGTAACAGCCCCGGCGAGGGCACGTGCAGGAAGGTGCGGATCCCGTCCCGCTCCAGCGCCTGCGCCTGGGAAGGCCGCCCGCCCGCGATGACGGCGTGCGTCGGCCGCAGCTCCCGTACCGCCTCCAACTGGGCGGCACGCACCTCCTCCGGCGCGAAGCCGAGCACGCCGACGCCCCAGGGCCGCCCGGCCACGGTGGCCCGGGTCTCGGTCAGCATCGCCCGGGTGCGCGCGCCGTCCGCCAGCGCCAGCGCGAGAAACGGCAGCGCGCCGTCCTCGGCGACCGCCGCCGCGAACTCGGCGCGGTCGCTGACCCGGGTCATCGGTCCCTGCGCGACGGGCAGCCGGGTGCCGAGCGCCCGGCTCATCGGGGAGCCCGTGCCCAGTGCTCCGGCGGCCGTGTCGTCGCGTACGACGTCGCGCACCGCGTCCGTCAGAGCACGCACCGTCCGACGTACATCCCCCCAGCGCCGCGCGAACCTGGCGGCGAGGAAGCTGTCCTGACCCACCGGCAGCAACTGGGTACGAGGATCCTGTGCGCCCAGTGCCGCCGCCACCGTCTCCGGGTCGGTCCCGGCGATGCGCGGCGCGTCCGGGCCCCGCCGGAGCAGCACCCGGTGACCCGCCAGCACCGTCGTCTCCGAACCGTCCAGGGGCCGCAGTTGCGCCGCGGCCGCCTCCGGCAGGGAGGACTCGGCCAGCAGCGCGAGCTGGCTGTCCAGCACCACCCCGGCCGCCCCGCCGGCCATCGCTGCCGCCGCCGTCCGGGGGCCGATTCCGCCACAGGCCCAGACCGGGAGCGGCATGTCGGGCGCGGCGAGCAGCCGCTGGAGCAGGACGAAGGTGCTCAACTCCCCGACCCGGCCGCCGCATTCGCTGCCGCGGGCGATCAGCCCGTACGCCCCGGCGAGCACCGCGGCCCGCGCCTCGTCGAGGTCCGTGACCTCGACCAGCACACGGTGGTCGGCGGTCAGGTGGCCGGCCTGCCACGGCGCGTCGACCGCGAGGACCACCGTGTCCGGCCGGCCGGCGTCACCGGTCCCCGGCGCGAGGTCGGCGGGGTCCAGCCGGCAGCGGGCGCCGATCCGCACCCCGAACGGGCCCGGTGCCAGCCGGTGCAGGCGTTCCAGCGCGTCACGGGATCTTCGGTCCCCGTCGCCCAGGTCGAGAACGCCGAGCCCGCCGGCCCGGCACACCGCCGCGGCGAGCCGGGCGTCGGGTTCGCCGAACGGGGTGATGCCGATGATCATGTCCTCGGAACGCACAGCAGACGTCATGATTCTCCGAATCAAGCTGAGACTGCATGGTGGGGGATGCGGTACGACAACGATGGCGGCGCGTCGGATTCCAGCGGGACCTGCGGCGACCCGGGAACACCGATTCATAAAAGCCTGCTCGAAACGCGTTGAAAGGTAGCCCTGTTGTTACTGACTGGTCAATGTTGAACCAGTGGGACGGTGTACGGGCGCATTGATTCGGTCAACCGTGGACGCCGGAGGAGATGCCGGGATTCGGGGCAATTCCTTGATGGTGGTGTCTCGTTCACTCCCCTCACACATCATCGAAACGCCAATAGGTGAATGACGGACTTTCTCGGTGCGGCATGTCCGAATCGGGGCGCACTTTCCCTTCGGGCGGCGGACACGGAAAATTCCATGTGTCGATCTTGAAGTGACCGGGAAGGGTGCGTGCAGGGTTCTGCGGGCGCCGTACGGGTTTCGCGCGGCCACTTACGGACGCCGGACGCGCGGAGGCCGGGCGCACGGCGGGGTCTCGGCCCGGCGGCGCGCACCGGCTGCCGGGGGTTTCCGCAGGCCCAGCCGCTCACACGCTGTGCCGCCCGCCTGATCGACTCCGGGGAACTCGACAAGCAGCGTGGCGATGGCCTTCATCACACGGTCCAGGCCGTCGCGCACATGCACAACCTCGCCCTGGCCGGAGGTCGGAGACGTCTGGAAGTGCGGGGCCCCTATGCCTTTGGCCAAGCTGCTCGGGTGGTTCCGGGGCATCCGGAACGATGTGTCCGTGCATGCTGATGATCAGGTTGGTGAGGGCGTCCCCGCGGAGCTCGCAGCGTTCCTGCGGGGTGTGGTCGACGGCCGTCCGGTGAAGATCGCTCCTTCCGTGTGTGGGTGCGGCGGCCGCGTGTTCTTCGTGTTGGTCAATGCGTCCGGAGCGGAACGGGAGTGCTCTGGCTGCAGCAGCCGCGCGTTCATCGCGGACAGCGAGGAGTACTGGAAGGAGGAGTCCTGGGAGGACGAGGAGCCCGGTGCGGCCGGCTGCCCCTGCGGGAGCGAGGAGTTCGAGGCCGCGGTCGCGTTCTCACTCGGCGGCGACGGATCGGTCCGCTGGGTGACCGTGGGCCTGCGGTGCATCAAGGACGGATTCTGCGGGACCTATGCCGACTGGAAGATCGACTACAGCCCCACGGAACACCTCTTGGCCATGGTCCAGGTCTGCGGAGTGACGGCTCGGACCGGGCTGCGGTTCGTAGAAGGTGCCGTCGCGGAGCATCGCGAAGAGAGCCCCTTTGCAGCAAGCACTTGTCGCTGATCGGCAACAGGCCCGGTTGCTCGCGAGCCAGTTCGGCATCGGAAGGGATTGCTTTCAGCCTTCAGCGTTCAGCGTTCGCGAGGGCGCCGGGAGATCATCTGGGGGAGGCCGCCGGTCTTCCAGTAGCCATCGAGGATCCTGAGCAGGCGTTCCGGGTCGCGGAAGACCTCGGCGATCCTGTCACCGTATTCGTCGAGGAGCGGGTCGCTTTCGACCGTCTTGCGGCCGGTTCCTGTGAAGGACGACGAGTAGGCGTGGCAATTGCCGCACCAAAGGTAGTTGATCCATGAGGGTTCGGTCCGGCCGTACTTCTCGTGGTGGTAGTTGCGCAGGCCGGCATGGCTGCAAACCGGGCAGATCCGCTCGGTCACCGGAAGCTGCAGCTGCGCGAAGAGCGCCTCACGATGGTGTTCGTCGTAGGGGCGGACCACGGGTGGGACCTTTCTCGGGTGTGCGGGGCATGCCCCGGTCGGCCGCAGCGGGACAGCCTTCCCCTGCGGCCGACCGGTGGAGGGCCAGGGACTGGCATGGCGCCGGGTCGGCCGACTGGTCAAGGCGTCATTCGCGTCCGGATATCCCGCGCCACATCATCCGGCTGAAGTCCTCGGCGTCGTCCTCGGTTCCGGTGTCCCGAAGTCGGCCATACGGTTCTGGTGACGGGTCTCGTGGAGAACGTCACCACGGCTTCCTCGATGCTTCGCAGGCCCTTGTTCGACGTCTCGGCCTCCGTGCGGCCTCAGTCCAGCACCCTCAGGGCGCCGGACACAGCGCCCTCGAGGAACTCCCGGTCCGCGTGGGCCTTGCCCATCACACGCATGCCCTGGATGAACGTCGTCAGAAAGCGGGCCAGCTCGGCCGGACGCTTCTCGGCGGCCAGCTCACCCCGAACCTGGGCGCGCTGCAACGCTCCGGTCAGGGCGGACTCGACGGTGGCCATGGTCGACTTCACCCGTTCGGCTGTGTCCTCGTGCGCCGCGCGCTCCGTAGCCGCGTTGACCAGCAGGCAGCCGCGCTCGGGGTCCGCGAGGTCCGCTTCGGCCATGGCGAGCAGCGTCTCCCGAAGTGCCGCACGGATGTCGGAGGCGGAATCGAGCCGCTCCACGAGCGAGGCGGCCTGGCCGTCGCAATAGCGTTTCAGGGCTTGGGCGTACAGGCCCTCCTTGGACCCGAACGCGCCGTACAGACTGCCGCTGCCGATGCCCAGTTCCCTCGTCAGTTGCGGCAGTGACGTCGCGTTGTAGCCCTGGCGCCAGAAGAGGTCCATGGCCCGCTCCAGTACCTGGTCTGTGTCGAACTCCCGAGGTCGTGCCATGAAACGACCCTAACATTTCTGGAATGTTTATTCCAATATCGGGAAGTCGATCACTGCTCCAGGGGCAACCGTGTCCCGGGCCGGCGGCCTCGACGGCCGGAGCGGAACGAGGAGCCGAGGTGTGCCCAGGTGCTGCGCCCGCTCAGTTCTGAGCGGCCGTGGCGCCGATCGCGGCGTCCCCCGGGGACAAGAACTCCGCGCGCGTGATGCTGGTCCGGGCTGGTCTCGACCCGGTTGGTGTCGAGGGCGTAAGACCTCCGGGAGCGCCGCTCCCGGAGGGAGCCTGAGCCAGGAATCCCCTTCGCTTTCAGGGAGGGGAGGATTCAAAGGGTCTTGACGAGTCCGCCGTCGATGGTGAAGTCGGCGCCGGTGACGTTGCCGGTGCGGTGGCTGGCCAGCAGCAGGGCGAGGTCGGCGACCTCGTCGGGGCGGGTGAAGCGGCCGGTGGCCAGGCCGCCGAGGCCCGCGACGATGGCCTCGCGTGCCGCGTCGCGTCCGACACCCATGGCGTTGGCGACGGTGTCGGCCATGCCGCCGTCGGCCAGCCAGATGTCGGTCTCGACCGGTCCCGGGCTGATGGTGTTGACGCGGACGCCCTGGGGGCCGACCTCCTTGGAGAGCGACTTGGCGAAGCTGGCCAGGGCGGCCTTGGACGCCGCGTAGTCGACGATGCTCGGGTCGGGCAGGACCGCGTTCACGGAGCCGATGTTGATGATTGTTCCGCGGCTCTCCAAGAGGTGGGGGAGGGCTGCCCGGCTGGCCCGCACGGCGCTGAACAGGTTGGTGTTGAAGGTCTGCGTCCAGTCGTCGTCGCTGACGGACGAGAACCCGCCCAGCCGCGGAGCGACCGAGCCGACATTGTTGACGAGTACGTCGACGGTTCCGAAGTGGGTGACGGCCGCGTCGATGAGGGCGGCGGCGCCGTCGGCCGTGCTCAGGTCCACCGCCAGCGGGACGAGACCGTGCCGCTCGCTCAGCTCGGCGAGTTCCTTGCCCGGGGTGCGTGCGCCTGCGACCACGTGAGCGCCCTCGTGAGCGAAGGCGCGGGCGACGGCCAGGCCGATGCCCCTGCTGGCACCGGTGACGACGACGACCTTGTTGCCGAGTTCGAGATCCATGACCTCACACCTTTTCTGGATTGATCAATACGTAACCTGTGTGCGGAAGGGGGTTTCCTTGCCGCAGTGATGCCACCGTAGCAATAATGGATAGTTCAATCAAGAACTATTTTGGGGGTGGGTATGGACCTGGACCGCCGACCTCCATCGGCGGGACCCGCCGGCCGGGGACGGGCAACGCGCGCCGAAGCTGCGGGAGATGGAGAACGCGGCGCGCCGGCACCGCGGCGTCTGACACCGCGCACAGCGGACGAGTCACCCGCCCGGTCCGGCCGGCAGGGCCCGTTGATGCAGTCGGTCGAATCAAGCGCGGCGCCCCGGAGGGGCTCAGTCTGAGGGAGCAGACGGACCTACAGTGAGGAGTACGGCAATGGCACAGGAGTTGCGGGGGAGAACGGCCGTGGTGGCCGGGGCGAGCAGGGGCATCGGGCCGGCCGTGGCCGGCTCCCCGTCCGGGCGAGGTGCTGGTCGAAGTGCGCGCGGCATCGATCACGTCGGGGGAGCTGGGACGCGACCTGGACCGACAGGGGCGACGGCAGCGGCAGCCTCCGCGTGCCGATCGTTCCCTCCAAGGAGGCCGGCGTCGTGGCCGAACTCGGAGAGGGAGTAACGGACTTCGCCCCCGGGGAGGAGGTCTACGGTCTCATCCCGTTCGTCAGGGACGGGGCCACGGCCGAGTACGTCACCGTCCCCGCGGCGGTGCTCGCGGCGAAGCCGCGTTCGCACGACCACGAGCACACGGCCGCCCTGCCGCTGGCGGGCCTGACGGTATGGCAGGGGCTTGTCACCCATGCCGGCCTGACCGCGGCACCGTCCGCGACCTCATCGACGCCCAGGCCGCCTCCCGCCACCGGTCCGCCGCCGACCTCGAAACGTCGGCCGACGCCGCGCCCACGACGAGTTCAGCCTTGAGGACCTCCGGGACCGGCTCACCGGCGCGGACCGGTACGAGGACGAGGACTACGCGGCGTACGGGCTCACCTCCCGGCAGATCGAAGAGCTCAAGACGTGGGCGCTGGAGTGGGCGGAGGACCTGGGAGCGCGGATTCACGACGAGAACGCCTGGCAAGAGGCCATGCCCCTCTCCCGTCGGCGTGATCACGCGCTGGTCGTGATGTTGAGGAGTTCGGCCCGGACGGTCTTTCCGCTGGGCCGGTAGGGGACCGTGTCCCAGTGGTCGGCGAAGGCGGTGACCAGAGGCAGGCCGCGACCGCCCGGTCGGAGTGGATCGGGTTCGGCGTCTGTCGGAGGGATGTGTGGGAGGACGTCTCCGCGGGGGTCGGTGACTTCGACACGGAGGCGGCCGGCCGACGGGGCGAGGACGAGCGTCAGCCGGAAGCAGCGACCGGGCAGGCGGCCGTGGAGTACGGCGTTGGCGGCAAGCTCCGCGACGACGCTTTCGGCACGCTCGGTGAGATTCTGCGAGGCGCCCCAGAGACGCAACTCGGTCACGGTGAGGAGGCGGGCGAGCCGGGCGCCGCGCCGGGTGGACGAGAGGAGTTGCGTGAAGGTGCGGATGGGGGCGCCGACTCGGGGCGTCGCGTGGTCCATGGCGCCAGAGTGACGGTCGGATGCCAGGGGCGGGGAGCGCCGCACCCCGTACACAAAGTGAGCGTACGGACGCGAAGGGTGGACGGTACGCCGGATTCTCCGTCACGCTGGGTGGTGAGCGCGGGACGGCTTGAGGGGCCGTCGTGTGCGGTACGGAGAGGGGCGGCGGATGGACATCGTCGAAGGGGAGGCGTCCGGACACGCCCGCGAGCGGGCGGTTCCGGCGGGGGAGTGGGAGCGGGAGCCTCACCCCTCCGACAGTCTGCGCACGTTCGGCGCCGTCGTCCAGGCGTTGCGCGAGCACGCGGGGCTCAGCCGGGGCGACCTCGGTACGTTGGTGCGGTACTCCAAACACACCGTGGAATCGGTGGAGTTGGGACGCCGCATGCCGGACGAGGCGTTCGTGGAGCGCGCGGAGGAGGCGCTCGGCAACACCGGTGCGCTGCGCAGGTCCGCCCGCCATCTCACCCGGGGTGAAGCGGGGCTCGCCGCGTGGTTCCGGCGGTGGGCGCGGCTGGAGCGCGAGGCGGTGAGCCTGTGCACGTACGAATGCCGGCTGGTGCCGGGGTTGTTGCAGTCGCAGACGTATGCGCGGGCGGTGTTCGAGGGCACGATCCCACTGCGCACGGACGCGGAACTGGAGGCCCAGCTCGCCGCACGGATGGAACGGCAGGCGATCATGCGGGACCGGCCCACCGTGCCGTTCAGCTTCATCGTCGAAGAGCACGTGTTCCGGCGGCGGTTCGGGGACGCGGAGGCGATGCGGGAGCTGTACGACCACGTGCTGGAGCGGAGCGCGCCGCGCAACGTGACGTTTCAGGTGGTACCGCTGGAGGCTGGGCTGCACGCGTGTCTGGATGGGCCGGTGCGGATCCTGGAGACTCCTGCGGGGCAGCGGCTCGGGTACT includes:
- a CDS encoding SDR family oxidoreductase codes for the protein MTSAVRSEDMIIGITPFGEPDARLAAAVCRAGGLGVLDLGDGDRRSRDALERLHRLAPGPFGVRIGARCRLDPADLAPGTGDAGRPDTVVLAVDAPWQAGHLTADHRVLVEVTDLDEARAAVLAGAYGLIARGSECGGRVGELSTFVLLQRLLAAPDMPLPVWACGGIGPRTAAAAMAGGAAGVVLDSQLALLAESSLPEAAAAQLRPLDGSETTVLAGHRVLLRRGPDAPRIAGTDPETVAAALGAQDPRTQLLPVGQDSFLAARFARRWGDVRRTVRALTDAVRDVVRDDTAAGALGTGSPMSRALGTRLPVAQGPMTRVSDRAEFAAAVAEDGALPFLALALADGARTRAMLTETRATVAGRPWGVGVLGFAPEEVRAAQLEAVRELRPTHAVIAGGRPSQAQALERDGIRTFLHVPSPGLLRQFLEAGARRFVFEGSECGGHVGPRGSFPLWEAQLAVLEDFLDDADDKSGRNRKNTGGKGGGEVAGDGNGGNTAEALEVFFAGGVHDERSAAMVAALAAPLTSRGAAVGVLMGTAYLFTEEAVARGAIQPLFQRQVRAAERTTLLETAPGHATRCVPSSFTEGYREHEVRLRSAGVADRRIWEELEQLNIGRLRLASKGMERDGGGELRPVGEARQLTDGMFMAGEVAVLRSATTTVAALHESVTSGAAGFLTRRAAGLRDRLGERPGGSATREPVVPPPLDIAVVGMACMFPQAPDLPAFWANVVGGRDAVGEVPPERWDPAVHYGQDDDGAAPSSGSAPSSGSVPSKWGGFLPRIPFDPLRYGIPPASLGSIEPVQLLSLEAARRALEDAGYGDGGREFDRSRTSVVFGAEAGSDLSNAATLRAVLPSYHGRVPEGLDGQLPRLTEDSFPGMLANVISGRIANRLDLGGANFTVDAACASSLAAVDVACKELVGGTSDVVLCGGADLHNGINDYVLFSSVHALSPTGRSRSFDGSADGIALGEGVACVVLKRLADAERDGDRIYGVIKGLGSSSDGRSLGLTAPRPEGQRSALERAYRNAGVSPADVGLVEAHGTGTVVGDRTELTVLGEVFGRAGAKPGSCVLGSVKSQIGHTKCAAGLAGLIKATLALYTGVRPPTLHLEHPNAAWDEESSPFVFHTRARPWAAPPPQRLAGVSAFGFGGTNFHVVLGAYADGAAPAQALDEWPAELFVFRGRDTAAALRAVEELLGAAEADGRPWRLRDLALSAVRRADVCPDPARVAVVAAHVDELTGRLRRALAGEHDPAHGVHLVRGPAEGKVAFLFPGQGSQRPGMLADVFVAFPELRHYLELGADHAGRLYPPAAFDDGVRDRQRAALTDTRAAQPALGITGLAAHALLTTAGVRPDMAAGHSYGELVALSAAGALSPETLLALSSERAAAILAAAGADRGADPGTMAAVTAGAAEVASALRAVEAPAAVVVANRNAPRQTVISGPSDDVTDAVRLLREAGYDARRIPVACAFHSPLVAGAGARFAEALAARPVRAPEFPVWANRTATPYAADPDAVRAGLAAQIGAPVGFVEQIEAMYEAGARIFVEAGAGSVLTGLVGQILGDRPHRTVACEPRPDSGLRGWLDALARLAVAGLPVRTGWLLRGRDAVDAVRTPVPKRPGWTVDGQLVRTAAGDLLPGALAPARRVVETTVPTNPPHAAPSDRDGRHGSNGSNGSNGSNGMYYQDRQDAQDALITEFLRTSREMVAAQRDVLMTYLGAVAGERAAAPIAPSAPRDTTAAAPQAEPPMSPPLRATAPSADQAPGTGSASDQDVDVQQVVLEIISERTGYPLDMIEPDLDLEADLSIDSIKRAEIAGELARRLGAGDGADLTGLDDAELEDLAKARTAAAVTDWLTARLSGPAEPTTLPAEDAETIPAADTAEASTATESAEAFEVFEASEASGTVETVRAANSERVNGQAVNGDAVDAATVGGEAPKRYLLRSVPLGQQGGAADPAAVLSGTRWAVLGDAPEIGARLASYGADVVVRDREHLLTREDGRVDGVVYLVAGGAPVLPDAFPVLKAALAVGPHRLLALRAVGGDTPNTAAAGLRGFFRTVAREYPSTVARTVEVVTTSAVADTVTVANTPTVADALLLADALVDELCAPGLVPVVLRRPEGRFGLELVESPLGILGNTGAGPAGAGAAEAAALGLDRDAVVLLAGGARGITAQCAAAIAAAGRCRLELLGRTPAPDGPEDPDTAAARTPAELRAALAARGGTRPAAINQAAELLLAQREITTTLTELRALGSEVRYRCVDFREPEAVLQAVKDIHAEHGRLDGVVYAAGVIEDRIIAEKTPESFQRVYGTKATGAGALLTALEELPDGPAFSVLFGSISGVLGNRGQADYAAANDALQTLGSAWAARTGHRALTVHWGPWAPAARHGGMVGPELARAYGRRGIGLIDPEEGTAALLRELAWGDPSATAVVYTASGW
- a CDS encoding TetR/AcrR family transcriptional regulator, which codes for MARPREFDTDQVLERAMDLFWRQGYNATSLPQLTRELGIGSGSLYGAFGSKEGLYAQALKRYCDGQAASLVERLDSASDIRAALRETLLAMAEADLADPERGCLLVNAATERAAHEDTAERVKSTMATVESALTGALQRAQVRGELAAEKRPAELARFLTTFIQGMRVMGKAHADREFLEGAVSGALRVLD
- a CDS encoding oxidoreductase, producing MDLELGNKVVVVTGASRGIGLAVARAFAHEGAHVVAGARTPGKELAELSERHGLVPLAVDLSTADGAAALIDAAVTHFGTVDVLVNNVGSVAPRLGGFSSVSDDDWTQTFNTNLFSAVRASRAALPHLLESRGTIINIGSVNAVLPDPSIVDYAASKAALASFAKSLSKEVGPQGVRVNTISPGPVETDIWLADGGMADTVANAMGVGRDAAREAIVAGLGGLATGRFTRPDEVADLALLLASHRTGNVTGADFTIDGGLVKTL
- a CDS encoding ATP-binding protein encodes the protein MDHATPRVGAPIRTFTQLLSSTRRGARLARLLTVTELRLWGASQNLTERAESVVAELAANAVLHGRLPGRCFRLTLVLAPSAGRLRVEVTDPRGDVLPHIPPTDAEPDPLRPGGRGLPLVTAFADHWDTVPYRPSGKTVRAELLNITTSA
- a CDS encoding helix-turn-helix domain-containing protein, with product MDIVEGEASGHARERAVPAGEWEREPHPSDSLRTFGAVVQALREHAGLSRGDLGTLVRYSKHTVESVELGRRMPDEAFVERAEEALGNTGALRRSARHLTRGEAGLAAWFRRWARLEREAVSLCTYECRLVPGLLQSQTYARAVFEGTIPLRTDAELEAQLAARMERQAIMRDRPTVPFSFIVEEHVFRRRFGDAEAMRELYDHVLERSAPRNVTFQVVPLEAGLHACLDGPVRILETPAGQRLGYSEGQKNGRLISDPKEVSALCQRYETLRSQALSPNESRVLLERLRGEL